One Vigna unguiculata cultivar IT97K-499-35 chromosome 11, ASM411807v1, whole genome shotgun sequence DNA window includes the following coding sequences:
- the LOC114169550 gene encoding CO(2)-response secreted protease-like: protein MEWLQQFLNFLFLASFLISTTAISDQTPKHYVVYMGNSSPNNKRVQGQIPESDHLQLLSSVIPSEESERIGLIHQFSHAFSGFSAMLTESEASALSGHDGVVSVFLDPMLELHTTRSWDFLESDLGLKAPHYAPSKTLIQHSSIDSIIGVIDTGIWPESPSFRDEGIGEIPSRWKGVCMEGHDFKKSNCNRKLIGARYYNIEATPGSNQTQIEASKGSPRDSVGHGTHTASIAAGAYVKNASYYGLALGTARGGSPSTRIAAYRTCSDEGCSGATILKAIDDAVKDGVDVISISIGLSSLFQSDFLSDPIAIGAFHAEQMGVMVVCSAGNDGPDSFTVVNTAPWIFTIAASNIDRNFQSTIVLGNGKYFQGTGINFSNLTHSKMHNLVFGEQVAAKFAPASEARNCYPGSLDYNKIAGNIVVCANDDPTVARRIKKLVVQDGRAIGLIIIDEDNKDVPFDAGEFPFTEVGNVEGHQILQYINSTKNPTATILPTTEVVRYKPSPIVASFSSRGPSSLTENILKPDVMAPGIGILAAMIPKSTDPGSVPVGKKPSLFAIKSGTSMACPHVTGAAAFIKSVHQNWSPSMIKSALMTTATNYNNLRKPLTNSSNYIADPHEIGVGEINPVKALYPGLVFETNIEDYLRFLCYFGYSQKKVRSMFKTNFNCPKNSSEDLISNINYPSISISTLKREQKPKVITRTVTNVGSPNATYTAKVRSPEGLVVKVIPNKLVFSEGVQRITYKVSFYGKEANGGYNFGSLTWLDGHHYVHTVFAVKVQ, encoded by the exons ATGGAGTGGCTTCAGCAATTCCTAAATTTTCTCTTCTTAGCTTCTTTTCTCATCAGCACCACTGCAATTTCAGATCAAACTCCAAAG CATTATGTTGTTTACATGGGAAATtcatcaccaaacaacaaaAGGGTACAAGGCCAAATTCCAGAATCAGATCATCTGCAGCTACTGTCATCAGTTATTCCAAG tGAAGAAAGTGAGAGGATTGGTCTGATCCACCAGTTCAGTCATGCCTTCAGTGGATTCTCTGCCATGCTTACAGAGAGTGAAGCTTCTGCACTGTCTG GTCACGATGGTGTGGTGTCAGTGTTCCTAGATCCGATGCTTGAGTTGCACACAACACGATCTTGGGATTTCTTGGAATCGGATTTGGGATTAAAGGCTCCTCATTATGCACCTTCCAAAACCCTAATTCAACACTCTTCAATTGATTCCATTATTGGTGTCATAGACACAG GGATATGGCCAGAGTCTCCAAGTTTCAGAGATGAGGGTATAGGGGAGATCCCTTCAAGATGGAAAGGAGTTTGCATGGAGGGTCATGATTTCAAGAAATCCAATTGCAATAG AAAATTGATTGGTGCAAGATACTATAATATTGAAGCTACACCAGGTAGCAACCAGACTCAAATAGAAGCAAGCAAAGGTTCCCCAAGAGATTCTGTTGGACATGGCACTCACACTGCATCAATTGCAGCTGGAGCTTATGTCAAGAATGCTAGTTATTATGGTTTAGCACTAGGCACAGCAAGGGGTGGTTCACCTTCTACTAGGATTGCTGCTTATAGAACATGCTCAGATGAAGGATGCTCTGGTGCCACCATTCTGAAGGCTATTGATGATGCTGTAAAGGATGGAGTAGATGTGATCTCAATCTCTATTGGACTCAGCTCACTCTTTCAATCAGACTTTTTGAGTGATCCTATAGCCATTGGAGCATTTCATGCAGAACAAATGGGGGTCATGGTGGTGTGTTCAGCTGGCAACGATGGCCCTGATTCTTTCACAGTTGTGAACACTGCACCATGGATATTTACCATTGCAGCTTCTAATATTGATAGGAACTTCCAATCAACTATTGTCCTTGGAAATGGAAAGTATTTCCAA GGTACGGGCATTAACTTCTCAAATCTTACTCATTCAAAGATGCATAACCTTGTCTTTGGAGAGCAAGTAGCTGCCAAATTTGCCCCTGCATCAGAAGCTAG GAACTGTTATCCTGGATCATTAGATTACAACAAAATCGCTGGCAACATTGTTGTTTGTGCTAATGATGATCCAACTGTTGCAAGGCGAATCAAGAAGCTAGTTGTACAAGATGGAAGAGCCATAGGGTTGATAATCATTGATGAGGACAACAAAGATGTTCCCTTTGATGCAGGTGAATTTCCCTTCACTGAGGTTGGCAATGTTGAAGGGCATCAAATCCTACAATACATAAACTCTACCAA GAACCCAACTGCGACAATTCTTCCAACAACAGAAGTTGTTAGATATAAACCTTCACCAATTGTTGCATCTTTCTCATCCAGAGGCCCTTCAAGCCTTACAGAAAACATTCTCAAG CCTGATGTCATGGCACCAGGAATTGGCATTTTGGCTGCTATGATTCCTAAAAGTACTGACCCAGGAAGTGTTCCAGTTGGGAAAAAACCATCCTTGTTTGCCATAAAATCTGGCACATCTATGGCTTGCCCACATGTGACAGGTGCAGCAGCATTCATTAAATCAGTGCACCAAAATTGGAGTCCTTCAATGATCAAATCAGCATTGATGACAACAG CTACGAATTACAACAACTTGAGGAAGCCTCTCACTAACAGCTCAAACTACATTGCTGACCCACATGAAATTGGAGTTGGTGAAATTAATCCAGTCAAAGCTCTTTACCCTGGCTTAGTTTTTGAAACAAACATAGAAGACTATCTTAGATTCCTCTGTTATTTTGGCTATTCACAGAAAAAGGTAAGGTCAATGTTTAAGACCAACTTCAATTGCCCCAAGAACTCCTCTGAAGACCTTATCTCCAACATCAATTATCCATCAATATCTATAAGTACACTTAAAAGGGAACAAAAACCAAAAGTGATCACAAGAACAGTTACCAATGTTGGATCTCCTAATGCCACATATACTGCAAAAGTGAGATCACCTGAGGGATTGGTTGTGAAGGTCATCCCCAATAAACTTGTGTTTTCTGAGGGTGTTCAAAGAATCACCTACAAAGTCTCATTCTATGGCAAGGAGGCTAATGGTGGATACAATTTTGGGTCTCTAACATGGCTTGATGGCCACCATTATGTTCATACAGTGTTTGCAGTCAAAGTTCAATAA